One Ignavibacteria bacterium DNA window includes the following coding sequences:
- a CDS encoding glycosyltransferase — translation MNIAIYNPYWSSLGGGEKVVTILGEVLSKNKTTNVTFLYAEENFSTEKLAMYYNADLSNVQSQQIKNLSEVKAISKQCDVLFALTNFRAIPSNAKATVFILQAPYGKINVTSAIKKFARGKAKESVKDLFRMQLLKRSKNISLVAVYSEYVRNSLLHHHNRNSFILSPPIDDFFLAGIKKEKIILSVGRIFAGLYNQKRYDITTKAFRELSKKDLHDWEYHIVGSVAGDVRTKKMVEQLQKENQNFPVHFHFNEPYAKLKEWYNRASIFWHAAGYEVDEEKFPERAEHFGMSTLEAMSANAVPIVVNKGGQKEIVQNGMNGFLWETTTDLKRQTLEVASNENLRNEISLYARKRFSDFDREHFFRRVEELMKEIL, via the coding sequence ATGAACATCGCAATTTATAATCCATATTGGTCTTCGCTCGGCGGCGGAGAAAAAGTTGTTACGATTCTTGGTGAGGTTTTGTCGAAAAATAAAACTACGAACGTTACATTTCTGTATGCGGAAGAAAATTTTTCAACAGAAAAGTTAGCAATGTATTACAACGCTGATTTGTCGAATGTTCAGTCGCAACAAATAAAAAATCTTTCTGAAGTGAAGGCGATTTCAAAACAGTGTGATGTGTTGTTTGCTCTTACAAATTTTCGCGCAATTCCCTCTAACGCCAAAGCGACAGTTTTTATTTTGCAAGCACCGTACGGAAAAATCAATGTTACAAGCGCAATTAAAAAATTTGCAAGAGGGAAAGCAAAAGAAAGCGTGAAAGATTTATTCCGAATGCAACTACTGAAACGAAGCAAAAATATTTCTCTCGTTGCCGTGTATTCCGAATACGTGCGGAATTCTTTACTTCATCATCACAACAGAAATAGTTTTATTCTTTCTCCCCCAATTGATGATTTTTTTCTTGCAGGAATAAAGAAAGAAAAAATAATTTTAAGTGTCGGAAGAATTTTTGCAGGATTATACAATCAAAAGAGATATGATATTACGACAAAAGCGTTTCGAGAACTTTCAAAAAAAGATTTGCACGATTGGGAATATCATATCGTTGGAAGCGTTGCGGGAGATGTAAGGACAAAAAAAATGGTTGAGCAACTGCAAAAAGAAAACCAAAATTTTCCCGTTCACTTTCATTTCAATGAACCGTATGCAAAACTGAAAGAATGGTACAATCGCGCTTCAATATTTTGGCATGCAGCCGGTTATGAAGTTGATGAAGAAAAATTTCCCGAGCGCGCGGAACATTTTGGGATGTCAACGCTTGAAGCAATGTCCGCAAATGCTGTTCCGATAGTTGTAAATAAAGGTGGGCAAAAAGAAATTGTGCAAAATGGAATGAACGGATTTTTGTGGGAAACAACTACTGATTTGAAAAGGCAAACGCTCGAGGTTGCCTCCAATGAAAATTTAAGAAATGAAATTTCTCTCTATGCTCGCAAACGATTTTCAGATTTTGACAGGGAACATTTTTTTCGTCGGGTGGAGGAATTGATGAAAGAAATTCTTTAA
- a CDS encoding FkbM family methyltransferase, which yields MKQLFFSLFRFFQRILKGSGLGKIPFLKKLRDFIYNLFRPKSVTQIEIEGIKLFVDPEDEAIGKLFLVHTRYEPTETDLIKSILKSRMTLVDIGANIGYYSILASKCVGEKGKVFCFEPAPSNFSFLQRNIVANNARNITAVQKAVSDKKGTLELFMDEHLSGGHQIFNSGLKSKSVQVETISIDEFFQNQNTKIDLLKIDIEGAEMYALKGMKQTFAANPQLKLVTEFYPTMIEQCGFSPQQYLNELRAIGFSLSIIDEEKKKIYKANDEEIFSVASIDGTTNLICER from the coding sequence ATGAAACAACTCTTCTTCTCACTCTTCAGATTTTTTCAGCGCATACTCAAAGGAAGCGGACTTGGGAAAATTCCGTTTCTAAAAAAACTTCGCGACTTCATCTACAACCTTTTCCGCCCAAAATCCGTAACACAAATTGAAATTGAAGGAATAAAACTTTTCGTTGACCCGGAAGACGAAGCGATTGGAAAATTATTTCTTGTACATACACGCTACGAACCAACAGAAACCGATTTAATAAAATCAATTTTGAAATCGAGGATGACGCTTGTAGATATTGGCGCAAACATTGGTTATTATTCAATTCTCGCATCGAAATGCGTTGGAGAAAAAGGAAAAGTATTTTGTTTTGAACCTGCTCCTTCAAATTTTTCTTTCTTGCAAAGAAATATTGTTGCGAACAATGCGCGAAATATTACTGCTGTTCAAAAAGCAGTTTCAGATAAAAAAGGAACATTAGAATTATTTATGGATGAACATCTTTCCGGCGGACATCAAATTTTTAATTCCGGCTTGAAGTCGAAATCAGTTCAAGTCGAAACAATTTCCATAGATGAGTTTTTTCAAAACCAAAACACGAAAATTGATTTGTTGAAAATTGATATTGAAGGAGCGGAAATGTATGCGTTGAAAGGAATGAAACAAACGTTTGCCGCAAATCCACAGCTGAAATTGGTCACAGAATTTTATCCAACAATGATTGAGCAATGCGGTTTTTCTCCCCAACAATATTTGAACGAACTTCGCGCAATTGGCTTTTCACTTTCCATTATTGACGAGGAAAAGAAAAAAATCTACAAGGCAAACGACGAGGAAATTTTTTCTGTTGCAAGCATTGACGGAACAACAAACCTTATTTGCGAGAGATGA